The Synechococcus sp. WH 8101 sequence CTGTTGGAGGGGCGCTCGGAAGTGGGCATCGACGGTTTGCTGACCATGCAAGGCCTGGATCAGGGCGCGGAGCACGGTGCCGCTGCCACCACTGCGCTTGGAGCAGAGCGCATCGAGCCCGGCGCTGTGCAGGGCCGCCAGACGTTCGGGGGCGGTGGTCTGCGGCAGATAGGCGAGGAAGCGGCAGGTGGCTTGGGGGAGATGGTGATGCAGCTGGTGCATCAATTCGAGTGCGCCACCATCGGCGAGGTCGTCATCACAGATCACCAGCAACTTGTCGAGGTCTGGTGGCACCCGGGCGAGCAATTCGGCGATCGACTGCGTGGCGAGATGACAGCTGGGCAGGAAGACCGACCCCATGGCGATGAGTTCATTGTTCGGGCTGCAGATCGCCACGGTCCAGTCCTCTGCGGCTTGGGCAATGGCGTCTTGC is a genomic window containing:
- a CDS encoding response regulator transcription factor, producing the protein MSPNTICSNLRSLQDAIAQAAEDWTVAICSPNNELIAMGSVFLPSCHLATQSIAELLARVPPDLDKLLVICDDDLADGGALELMHQLHHHLPQATCRFLAYLPQTTAPERLAALHSAGLDALCSKRSGGSGTVLRALIQALHGQQTVDAHFRAPLQQARSHALTPRSGHSQEPDLSPRERELIQLLGRGHNATQIAALQQKRRDTIRRQLSLLYRKTGVSDQRGLIAWSIAQGLIRPLDLVAAAPPAAHRST